DNA from Acropora muricata isolate sample 2 unplaced genomic scaffold, ASM3666990v1 scaffold_708, whole genome shotgun sequence:
TAAAATGCTCTTTTTCCGGTGTGAGATTGCTGCCTGGATAATTCTTCATTAGATGCTTGGAAAGAGGGTGAGCTGGATCGCCGATAAGAAATGGCTCAATGATGTGGTTATCAATAACCCGTGACAAATTTAAATAATCGGGTATCAGTGTTCCGTCTGTTATCATCTTTCCTAACTGGGAGCGACCAAACACCCTCCAATCATGTGCTCGACCAGGCCAGCCAGCAAACACATCAGTGAAGCAACACTGACTGTCACAGATACCTTGTAGAATCACAGAATGGAAACGTTTCCTGTTGTAATAGTCACTATGATGAATGAGGGGGGCTTTTATGGATATATGGATACCGTCAATAGCACCCAAACACTGTGGAAAATTCCACTTTCTTTGGAAACCATTTATGATTCGTTGAAAATCTATACCCCTCTGTAGTTTACTTATGACGTGCATCTTAGAACTAACCAGGAGCTTCATAGCTTCGTTAACTTTCATGCATGCTGTAGAAGTACCGATTCCAAATTTGTCTCCAATCTCTCTGTAGTCCAATCCTTTTCCTATGCGTTTGAGCAGCATCGCTACGACTGTTTTTACAGGTACAGGCTTGCGCAGTCTGGTTACCTGTCGCTGAAGGCTGTGCAAATCACGCATTAACTGTTTAAACATATCCTTGGAGACACGATAGCTTTCCAGCCATTTTCTATCAGGAAAGTGAACAAATACGTGTTCCAAAACATTCTGGATACGTGGAATTTTCCAAACTGCTCTCCCTCCAACTTGACTTCGTTCAGTGAGGAAAACATTCAATCTTCTTGAAATGGCAGCGCAAGTTTCCGTGACAATCCGCGCTAATCGTCGCCTGCCGTCGTAGTCCATTTGGTCTCTTAACTGTTTCATATAGAAACACAACATGAAAAAGGTAAAGAAACCGTAGAAAGTAATAATCAAGC
Protein-coding regions in this window:
- the LOC136906339 gene encoding uncharacterized protein: MDYDGRRRLARIVTETCAAISRRLNVFLTERSQVGGRAVWKIPRIQNVLEHVFVHFPDRKWLESYRVSKDMFKQLMRDLHSLQRQVTRLRKPVPVKTVVAMLLKRIGKGLDYREIGDKFGIGTSTACMKVNEAMKLLVSSKMHVISKLQRGIDFQRIINGFQRKWNFPQCLGAIDGIHISIKAPLIHHSDYYNRKRFHSVILQGICDSQCCFTDVFAGWPGRAHDWRVFGRSQLGKMITDGTLIPDYLNLSRVIDNHIIEPFLIGDPAHPLSKHLMKNYPGSNLTPEKEHFNYRLSRARIQIERAYGRLKGRWRCLLKALDCDLDKVVLHVTSACILNNMCEERKECYLEEWNRLGEDEIGDRPRSDLLNDNDADDNANIIRNALARYLYN